The Pyruvatibacter sp. genome has a segment encoding these proteins:
- the frr gene encoding ribosome recycling factor encodes MADDGSGVDLKDIEHRMHGALDSLKHEFGGLRTGRASASLLDPVMVDAYGQKMPLNQVGTVSVPEPRLITVQVWDKSMVGPVEKSIRDAGLGVNPVADGQLVRVGIPELNEERRVELTKVAGKYAETARVAIRNVRRDAMDHLKKAEKAGDIGQDDHKKLSEKVQGLTDKAVADVDAALATKEAEIMQV; translated from the coding sequence ATGGCCGACGACGGATCAGGTGTTGACCTGAAAGACATTGAGCATCGGATGCATGGTGCGCTCGACAGCCTGAAGCACGAGTTTGGTGGTCTGCGTACCGGACGTGCATCGGCATCGCTGCTGGACCCGGTGATGGTGGATGCCTATGGCCAGAAAATGCCGCTCAATCAGGTCGGGACGGTGTCTGTGCCCGAACCGCGCCTGATCACCGTGCAGGTGTGGGACAAGTCGATGGTTGGACCCGTTGAAAAGAGCATTCGCGATGCGGGGCTGGGCGTTAACCCGGTGGCAGATGGCCAGCTTGTGCGTGTCGGCATTCCCGAACTCAACGAAGAACGTCGCGTGGAACTCACCAAGGTGGCAGGCAAATATGCCGAAACCGCCCGCGTGGCGATCCGCAATGTGCGACGCGATGCGATGGACCACCTTAAAAAAGCCGAAAAAGCTGGCGACATAGGCCAGGACGACCACAAGAAGCTATCTGAAAAGGTCCAGGGTCTCACCGACAAGGCCGTCGCTGATGTGGATGCGGCTCTGGCCACCAAGGAAGCGGAGATCATGCAGGTCTGA
- a CDS encoding isoprenyl transferase: MPMKHADAQFPVVTSAAAQASAGDAVARIEPGVETSKLPQHLAIIMDGNGRWAAKRHLPRKVGHRQGVETVRRIVRAVGDRRIRYLTLYGFSTENWRRPPEEVADLMGLLRLYIRKDLADLHKNNVRIRIIGTREGLADDIVRMIADAEELTRANDGLNLTIAFNYGGQTEITHAAKRIAQAVARGDITPDDITPEMVAGELETHDLPDPDMIIRTSGDKRLSNFLIWQAAYAELVFVDTLWPDFTDDVLGQALDEYACRERRFGARAPEPTVTGEPQS, translated from the coding sequence ATGCCCATGAAACACGCTGACGCACAATTTCCTGTTGTCACCTCGGCTGCCGCTCAGGCGTCGGCGGGCGATGCCGTGGCCCGCATTGAGCCTGGTGTCGAAACCAGCAAGCTGCCGCAACATCTGGCGATCATCATGGACGGCAATGGCCGGTGGGCTGCAAAACGGCACCTGCCGCGCAAAGTTGGCCACCGGCAGGGCGTTGAAACGGTTCGACGTATCGTCCGGGCTGTCGGGGACCGCCGCATCCGCTATCTGACGCTGTATGGGTTTTCCACCGAGAACTGGCGCCGCCCTCCCGAAGAGGTGGCCGACCTGATGGGTCTGCTGCGGCTCTACATCCGCAAGGATCTGGCCGACCTGCACAAAAATAATGTCCGTATTCGGATCATTGGCACCCGCGAAGGACTTGCCGACGACATTGTGCGGATGATTGCCGATGCCGAGGAACTGACCCGTGCCAATGACGGCCTGAACCTCACGATCGCCTTCAACTATGGTGGTCAGACTGAAATAACCCATGCCGCAAAGCGCATCGCGCAGGCGGTGGCACGCGGCGACATCACGCCCGACGACATTACGCCTGAGATGGTTGCAGGTGAGCTTGAAACCCACGATCTGCCGGACCCGGATATGATTATCCGCACCAGCGGCGACAAGCGCCTGTCGAACTTCCTGATCTGGCAGGCGGCCTATGCCGAGCTTGTGTTTGTGGATACGTTGTGGCCGGACTTCACCGACGATGTGCTGGGGCAGGCGCTTGACGAATATGCCTGCCGCGAACGCCGCTTTGGTGCGCGTGCGCCTGAACCGACGGTGACAGGGGAACCGCAGTCATAG
- a CDS encoding phosphatidate cytidylyltransferase, protein MASDNHSSGGADAGEAGSTNTVPPHPPRGNELWMRIASAAVLAPGVIYLVYLGGWAFTALIMLAAVLMTYEWARLVRGSHLNADYVIHAITAIIAVGLAGAGTPLLALGAAVIGFAIAFGVVIFRGQDKRWPMMGFPYILLPCIAIVWLREGGDWGMLTLYWLLAVVWATDIMAFGVGRTVGGPKLAPRVSPAKTWSGLLGGMAGAAIAGGATSLILDLNAFWLLAFLSGIMAVIAQVGDIAESRLKRYADVKDSGALIPGHGGVLDRVDGLLFAAVAAAMVALIGVLADEGQGIGLGAFVS, encoded by the coding sequence GTGGCGTCTGACAACCATTCCTCCGGTGGCGCGGACGCAGGTGAGGCAGGCAGCACCAACACTGTGCCGCCGCACCCGCCGCGCGGCAACGAACTCTGGATGCGTATTGCATCTGCCGCAGTGCTGGCACCTGGCGTCATTTATCTGGTGTATCTGGGCGGCTGGGCGTTTACAGCACTCATCATGCTGGCCGCCGTACTGATGACCTATGAGTGGGCGCGCCTCGTGCGCGGCAGTCATCTGAATGCGGACTATGTCATTCACGCCATCACAGCAATCATCGCCGTTGGTCTGGCGGGCGCGGGTACGCCTTTGCTGGCACTGGGTGCTGCGGTGATTGGCTTTGCCATTGCCTTCGGCGTGGTCATTTTTCGGGGTCAGGACAAACGCTGGCCTATGATGGGCTTCCCCTACATTCTGCTGCCGTGTATCGCGATTGTCTGGCTGCGCGAAGGCGGTGACTGGGGAATGTTGACGCTGTACTGGCTGCTGGCGGTTGTCTGGGCAACGGACATTATGGCGTTTGGCGTGGGCCGCACAGTTGGCGGCCCGAAGCTGGCACCGCGCGTATCGCCGGCCAAGACATGGTCCGGCCTGTTGGGCGGCATGGCGGGTGCCGCAATTGCGGGCGGGGCCACGTCGCTCATTCTTGATCTCAACGCATTCTGGCTGCTGGCCTTCCTCAGCGGCATCATGGCGGTGATCGCGCAGGTCGGCGACATTGCCGAGTCACGCCTCAAGCGCTACGCGGACGTAAAGGATTCCGGCGCTCTCATTCCCGGACACGGCGGTGTGCTGGACCGGGTGGACGGGCTTTTGTTCGCTGCCGTTGCCGCCGCCATGGTCGCGCTGATCGGCGTGCTGGCTGACGAAGGGCAGGGCATTGGTCTTGGAGCATTTGTGTCATGA
- a CDS encoding 1-deoxy-D-xylulose-5-phosphate reductoisomerase, whose translation MTPAQETPRSICVLGSTGSVGQSTLDLVARDRQRFVVDTLTANSNVELLASQAREFGARHAVVADPAQYNALKDALAGTDTEAAAGPKALNEAADRDTDFVMAAIVGAAGLEPTLTAARRGACVALANKECLVSAGTVFLDAVTKAGATLLPVDSEHNAIFQVLETHNRDQIEKIILTASGGPFRTWDMDAMRAATPAQAVAHPNWDMGAKISVDSATMMNKGLEVIEAFYLFGVEISQLDVIVHPQSVIHSMVAYSDGSVLAQLGSPDMRTPIAHTMAWPQRMAAPSPRLNLAEIAQLTFEAPDLERFPALRLALAALQTGGAAPTLLNAANEVGVAAFLAGDIGFLDIAAIVEETMSRGVARGLAAAPATLAEVLGLDREGRSIAAELVRTHR comes from the coding sequence ATGACGCCAGCACAAGAAACACCACGCAGCATTTGTGTGCTTGGCTCTACCGGCTCTGTAGGCCAATCCACGCTTGACCTTGTGGCCCGTGACCGCCAGCGCTTTGTGGTGGATACGCTGACCGCCAATTCAAACGTTGAGTTGCTGGCCAGCCAGGCGCGCGAGTTTGGTGCGCGTCATGCGGTGGTTGCCGACCCGGCACAGTACAATGCCCTCAAGGACGCGCTGGCGGGCACCGACACTGAAGCCGCCGCAGGCCCGAAGGCACTGAATGAGGCCGCTGACCGCGACACCGATTTTGTGATGGCCGCCATTGTGGGCGCGGCGGGCCTTGAGCCGACACTAACCGCCGCCCGGCGCGGTGCGTGTGTTGCGCTGGCCAACAAGGAGTGCCTGGTAAGTGCTGGCACCGTGTTTCTGGACGCTGTGACGAAGGCGGGCGCAACACTGCTGCCGGTTGATTCTGAGCACAATGCCATTTTTCAGGTGCTCGAAACCCACAACCGCGACCAGATTGAGAAAATTATTCTCACCGCCTCAGGCGGCCCGTTTCGCACCTGGGACATGGACGCGATGCGCGCCGCCACCCCCGCGCAGGCTGTCGCCCACCCCAACTGGGATATGGGGGCGAAAATCTCGGTTGATTCCGCCACAATGATGAACAAGGGCCTTGAGGTCATCGAGGCGTTTTACCTGTTTGGCGTGGAAATCAGCCAGTTAGACGTGATTGTCCACCCCCAGTCGGTCATTCATTCCATGGTCGCCTACAGCGATGGATCCGTGCTCGCGCAGCTTGGATCGCCGGATATGCGCACACCCATAGCCCATACCATGGCGTGGCCCCAACGGATGGCCGCACCGTCGCCGCGCCTGAACCTTGCTGAAATTGCCCAACTCACCTTCGAAGCCCCTGATTTGGAACGGTTTCCCGCCCTGCGACTGGCGCTGGCTGCCTTGCAAACAGGGGGGGCGGCACCTACACTTCTCAATGCGGCGAACGAAGTGGGGGTTGCCGCATTTTTGGCCGGAGACATTGGGTTTCTCGACATTGCCGCAATTGTCGAGGAGACAATGTCGCGCGGTGTTGCGCGCGGCCTGGCCGCAGCGCCCGCCACACTGGCTGAAGTGCTGGGGCTGGACCGCGAAGGTCGGTCGATCGCGGCGGAATTGGTGCGCACGCACCGTTAG
- the rseP gene encoding RIP metalloprotease RseP, translating to MDFLSGLFGYAIPFIFVLSLVVFIHEMGHFLVARWFGVIVEQFSIGFGREIVGWTDKNGTRWKVGWLPLGGYVKFLGDENAASTPDREAAEKLPPELRKDCFQFKPLHARAAVVAAGPVANFILAIVIFAFMYSVIGQSVTTPRVDGVTAGGAAEAAGFAPGDLVVAIDGDDIQSFNEMQRIVSTSPERVLEFTVERDGALVLLEVVPQLQEVTDPFGNVQRIGLIGLSRTNAEGDMTTVRYNPAAAVWKGVEETGFIITTTMSYLGDIIVGRQDADQLGGPLRIAQVSGQVATIGFVALLNLAAILSVSIGLLNLFPIPMLDGGHLLYYAAEWVRGKPLSERAQEYGFRIGLAAVMSLMLFATWNDLVHLRVVEYIGSVFS from the coding sequence ATGGATTTTCTGTCCGGCCTTTTCGGGTACGCCATACCCTTCATCTTCGTTTTGTCCCTCGTGGTATTCATCCACGAGATGGGGCACTTTTTGGTTGCGCGCTGGTTCGGCGTGATCGTTGAACAATTCTCCATCGGCTTTGGCCGCGAGATTGTGGGCTGGACCGACAAGAACGGAACCCGCTGGAAAGTCGGCTGGCTGCCACTGGGCGGCTACGTCAAGTTTCTGGGCGACGAAAATGCTGCCAGCACACCCGACCGTGAAGCAGCGGAGAAGCTGCCACCGGAGCTGCGCAAGGATTGTTTCCAGTTCAAGCCGCTGCACGCCCGCGCGGCGGTTGTGGCCGCAGGCCCTGTCGCCAATTTCATTCTGGCGATTGTCATCTTTGCCTTCATGTATTCCGTCATCGGCCAAAGCGTCACCACGCCACGTGTGGATGGCGTAACCGCAGGCGGCGCGGCGGAAGCTGCGGGCTTTGCCCCCGGCGACCTGGTGGTGGCCATCGACGGCGACGACATCCAGAGTTTCAATGAGATGCAGCGCATCGTCTCCACCAGCCCGGAGCGGGTGCTGGAGTTCACCGTTGAGCGCGACGGTGCGCTGGTGCTGCTGGAAGTGGTGCCGCAACTCCAGGAAGTAACCGACCCGTTCGGCAACGTGCAGCGCATCGGCCTTATTGGTCTGTCACGCACCAATGCCGAAGGCGACATGACAACAGTGCGTTACAACCCGGCCGCAGCCGTGTGGAAGGGGGTGGAGGAAACCGGCTTCATCATCACCACCACCATGAGCTATCTGGGTGACATCATCGTGGGTCGCCAGGACGCGGATCAACTTGGCGGGCCGCTGCGCATTGCGCAGGTGTCCGGCCAGGTCGCGACCATCGGTTTTGTGGCGCTGCTCAACCTGGCGGCCATTCTGTCGGTCTCGATCGGCCTGTTAAACCTGTTTCCGATCCCTATGCTGGATGGCGGTCATCTGCTGTATTATGCGGCTGAATGGGTGCGCGGTAAGCCGTTGAGCGAACGGGCGCAGGAATATGGCTTCCGCATCGGGCTGGCAGCCGTTATGTCACTGATGCTTTTTGCAACGTGGAATGATTTGGTTCATTTGCGCGTGGTGGAGTATATCGGCTCGGTATTTTCCTGA
- the bamA gene encoding outer membrane protein assembly factor BamA, with the protein MLMFFQSTKPTGNGAGPLIFKTPHHVLSALAGAVLGVVFSLPATAQQQASVEPALEQTGQFIETISVDGNQRVEPETVRSYMTIREGSTVTAREVDDSLKTLFATGLFADVSIRQAGNGLTVTVVENPIINRVAFEGNFRIDDDDLSAETELKPRVVYTRARVQSDLNRIIELYRRKGNFAAAIEPKIIQLPQNRVDLAYEISEGPETGVASIKFVGNKAYSDGDLRGEIATSESAWWKFLSTNDNYDPDRLTFDRELLRRFYLVNGYADFRVLSSVAEMAPDGSEFFITFTVEEGELYTFGEIDVQTELERLDTEMLRGLIEIEDGDDYDASRIDDAVDALTFAAGTEGYAFADVRPRVRRDREAREINITFSIDEGPRVYVERININGNVRTIDRVIRREMRLAEGDAFNRVLLSRSRDRIRSLGLFANVEISEEPGTQEDLTIINVDVQEQSTGELSIGAGFSSDSGPIGDLAIIERNLLGRGQFLRLRLSVSGDRQSLDLRFTEPYFMGRNLSAGIDLFGTESDFQDESGFDFRQTGGGVRFGFPLSEYSSLQLRTSYVREEIRDVSTLASLAVRASEGVADSHLVGYTYSYDGRNDPEEPTGGFSFFFDQSLGTPIGDVTYLASETGFATYYGIADDFIASFRLDAGYVFGYNGEEVRLNNRFFKGGSSFRGFEPSGVGPRDLTTDDALGANAFAIGTAQVTVPLFLPEELGVKGAFFSDFGVVGLNDDDDQFIVVGNTLTTTNIQDDLAFRASGGFSVFWESPFGPVRVDLAQAFIKQDYDKEQFFRFSAGTSF; encoded by the coding sequence ATGTTGATGTTTTTCCAGAGCACTAAACCGACGGGCAACGGGGCGGGACCATTGATTTTCAAGACACCACACCATGTATTGAGTGCTCTGGCAGGCGCCGTGCTGGGCGTTGTTTTTTCACTGCCTGCGACCGCACAACAACAAGCCTCTGTTGAACCGGCGCTTGAGCAAACCGGCCAGTTCATTGAGACAATCAGCGTTGATGGCAATCAGCGCGTGGAGCCGGAGACTGTCCGCTCCTACATGACCATCCGTGAAGGCAGCACCGTCACCGCCCGTGAGGTGGATGACAGCCTCAAGACCCTGTTTGCCACCGGCCTGTTCGCTGACGTGTCCATCCGCCAAGCCGGCAATGGCCTGACGGTAACGGTGGTTGAAAACCCCATCATCAACCGCGTGGCCTTTGAAGGTAACTTCCGCATTGACGATGATGACCTGTCGGCTGAAACCGAGCTCAAGCCGCGCGTGGTCTATACCCGTGCCCGTGTGCAAAGCGACCTCAACCGCATCATCGAACTTTACCGCCGCAAGGGTAACTTCGCCGCTGCCATCGAACCCAAGATCATCCAGCTCCCGCAAAACCGCGTTGACCTCGCCTACGAGATTTCCGAAGGCCCCGAAACGGGTGTCGCCAGCATCAAGTTTGTTGGCAACAAGGCCTATTCCGACGGCGACCTGCGTGGCGAGATCGCAACCTCTGAAAGCGCCTGGTGGAAGTTTTTGTCCACCAACGACAACTACGACCCGGACCGCCTGACCTTTGACCGAGAACTGTTGCGCCGGTTTTACCTCGTAAACGGGTATGCTGACTTTCGCGTGCTGTCATCGGTCGCCGAAATGGCGCCGGACGGTAGCGAGTTTTTCATCACCTTCACCGTCGAAGAAGGCGAGCTTTACACGTTCGGCGAAATTGATGTTCAAACCGAGCTTGAGCGTCTTGACACCGAAATGCTCCGTGGTCTGATTGAAATTGAAGACGGCGATGACTACGACGCCTCGCGCATTGATGATGCGGTTGACGCGCTGACATTCGCTGCCGGTACTGAAGGCTATGCCTTTGCGGATGTGCGCCCGCGCGTGCGCCGCGACCGTGAAGCCCGCGAGATCAACATCACGTTCAGCATTGACGAAGGCCCGCGTGTTTACGTTGAGCGCATCAACATCAATGGCAATGTGCGCACGATTGATCGTGTGATCCGCCGCGAAATGCGGCTGGCGGAAGGCGATGCCTTCAACCGTGTGCTGCTGTCACGCTCGCGCGACCGTATCCGCTCGCTGGGCCTGTTTGCCAATGTGGAAATCAGCGAGGAGCCGGGCACCCAGGAAGATCTGACGATCATCAACGTGGATGTTCAGGAACAATCCACCGGCGAGCTGTCTATCGGCGCGGGCTTTTCATCTGACTCAGGCCCCATTGGCGACCTTGCCATCATCGAACGCAACCTTCTGGGTCGCGGCCAGTTCCTGCGTCTGCGCCTGTCGGTGTCGGGTGATCGCCAGTCGCTTGATCTGCGCTTTACCGAACCATACTTCATGGGCCGCAACCTGAGTGCCGGCATTGACCTTTTCGGCACCGAAAGCGACTTCCAGGACGAATCCGGCTTCGACTTCCGCCAGACCGGCGGCGGCGTGCGCTTCGGGTTCCCGCTCAGCGAGTATTCTTCGCTGCAACTGCGCACCAGCTATGTGCGCGAAGAAATCAGGGACGTATCGACGCTGGCGTCGCTCGCTGTGCGAGCATCCGAGGGCGTCGCCGACTCGCATCTTGTGGGCTACACATACTCCTACGACGGACGAAATGATCCCGAAGAACCCACCGGTGGTTTTTCATTCTTCTTCGACCAGAGTCTGGGCACCCCCATCGGCGACGTCACCTATCTGGCATCAGAAACCGGATTTGCGACCTATTACGGCATTGCAGACGACTTCATCGCGTCGTTCCGCCTCGATGCGGGCTATGTGTTTGGCTATAATGGCGAGGAAGTGAGGCTGAACAACCGGTTCTTCAAGGGTGGCTCTAGCTTCCGCGGCTTTGAACCTTCCGGTGTTGGCCCGCGTGACCTGACCACTGACGATGCACTGGGCGCCAATGCCTTTGCCATCGGTACGGCGCAGGTCACGGTTCCGCTGTTCCTGCCCGAAGAACTGGGCGTGAAGGGTGCCTTCTTCTCCGACTTCGGTGTGGTCGGCCTTAACGATGACGATGATCAGTTCATTGTTGTGGGCAATACTCTCACGACAACAAACATTCAGGACGATCTGGCATTCCGTGCATCAGGCGGCTTTAGCGTTTTCTGGGAATCGCCTTTCGGCCCGGTTCGGGTTGACCTTGCGCAAGCCTTCATCAAGCAGGACTACGACAAAGAACAGTTCTTCCGGTTCAGCGCCGGCACAAGTTTCTAA
- a CDS encoding OmpH family outer membrane protein: MPLTSSLRIALATLVVAILVSVFGSSANAQVPPARALFLDLETVFVQSAVGKNIRSQLEAMLTEVSGREAKEIEALDARQDALMRNAEGRNEQQMRSDWEIIQAERAGKASFYQLERTTIQQAAADARRKVNAVLNEIMQEILLERGANMILSTGSVLVGGVDYDVTAEVISRLDGRMSSLKVERPR, encoded by the coding sequence ATGCCGTTGACGTCATCTTTGCGGATAGCCTTGGCCACGCTTGTGGTTGCGATTCTGGTATCCGTCTTTGGAAGTTCAGCCAATGCGCAGGTTCCCCCTGCGCGCGCCCTGTTCCTTGACCTGGAAACGGTCTTTGTTCAATCCGCCGTCGGCAAGAACATCCGCAGTCAGCTCGAGGCCATGCTGACTGAGGTTTCCGGTCGCGAGGCAAAGGAAATCGAAGCGCTCGACGCGCGTCAGGACGCACTGATGCGAAATGCTGAGGGCCGAAATGAACAGCAGATGCGCAGCGATTGGGAGATCATCCAGGCAGAGAGAGCCGGGAAGGCCAGCTTTTATCAGCTTGAGCGTACGACAATCCAGCAGGCTGCCGCCGATGCCCGACGCAAGGTCAACGCGGTTCTCAATGAGATCATGCAGGAGATACTGCTTGAGCGTGGCGCGAACATGATCCTGTCAACCGGCTCGGTGCTTGTGGGTGGCGTTGATTATGACGTAACCGCTGAAGTTATTTCGCGGCTCGACGGGCGCATGTCATCGCTCAAAGTTGAGCGGCCCAGATAA
- the lpxD gene encoding UDP-3-O-(3-hydroxymyristoyl)glucosamine N-acyltransferase → MADERFFDRAGPFTLAQIADAIGATPQGGDGSAAYVDVAPLDAATPAQVSFFENPKYKDALSASAAGAIIIAPGAVELAPEGAALLVTETPYVAYSAAAGMFYPSAVGGRPAGSNGIHAAAHIDATAQLADGVSIGPGAVIGANVEIGGDTSIGANTVIEPGVMIGRNCVIASSVTLSHALIGDRVIIHPGARLGQDGFGFAMTAEGHRKIPQLGRVIVQDDVEIGANTTIDRGSGPDTVIGAGSKIDNQVQLAHNVVLGRGCVIVSQVGISGSAKLGDFVVAGGQVGIGGHLEIGDGAMLAARTGVPSSLAGGAQYGGTPARPMAQWRRELAAVAILAKRKKKKTS, encoded by the coding sequence ATGGCGGATGAGCGTTTCTTTGACAGGGCAGGGCCCTTTACCCTTGCACAGATAGCTGACGCAATAGGTGCCACGCCGCAGGGCGGCGACGGGTCTGCGGCCTATGTGGATGTTGCCCCGCTGGATGCGGCGACACCTGCACAGGTAAGTTTTTTTGAAAATCCCAAATACAAAGATGCCCTGTCAGCCAGTGCCGCCGGGGCGATTATTATTGCCCCGGGTGCAGTGGAGCTTGCACCTGAAGGCGCGGCTCTGCTCGTAACGGAAACGCCCTATGTGGCCTATTCGGCAGCCGCCGGAATGTTCTATCCGTCAGCCGTGGGTGGCCGCCCTGCGGGCAGCAACGGCATTCACGCAGCGGCTCACATTGATGCAACAGCCCAACTCGCAGACGGCGTCAGTATTGGCCCCGGCGCGGTCATCGGGGCCAATGTCGAGATCGGCGGCGATACATCCATCGGTGCCAATACGGTGATTGAGCCGGGCGTCATGATCGGGCGCAACTGCGTTATCGCCTCCAGCGTTACACTCTCCCATGCGCTCATCGGCGACCGGGTGATTATCCACCCCGGCGCGCGGCTGGGGCAGGACGGCTTTGGCTTTGCCATGACCGCAGAAGGCCACCGCAAAATCCCGCAGCTTGGCCGCGTTATTGTTCAGGATGATGTGGAGATTGGCGCCAACACCACCATTGATCGCGGCAGCGGGCCTGACACGGTGATCGGCGCAGGCAGCAAGATCGACAATCAGGTGCAGCTTGCGCACAACGTGGTTCTGGGGCGCGGCTGTGTCATCGTCTCGCAGGTTGGCATTTCAGGCTCTGCAAAGCTGGGCGACTTTGTGGTCGCGGGCGGGCAGGTCGGCATCGGCGGGCATCTGGAAATTGGCGACGGAGCCATGCTGGCCGCGCGCACAGGTGTGCCGAGCAGCCTTGCAGGTGGCGCACAATATGGTGGCACCCCGGCGCGCCCCATGGCGCAATGGCGCCGCGAACTGGCCGCTGTTGCCATCCTCGCCAAGCGCAAAAAGAAGAAAACCAGCTAG
- the fabZ gene encoding 3-hydroxyacyl-ACP dehydratase FabZ → MADTTPAPGMTTADIMRVMELLPHRYPMLLIDRIINIDGDKSSVGIKNVTVNEPHFQGHFPGMPVMPGVLIVEAMAQTAGATVMNNMGTVADTKTVYFMTIDGARFRKPVVPGDVLELHVSLLRSRGPVWKYTGKGIVDGTLVAEAEFSAMIADRDDAQGTQPPKINKATASKGAS, encoded by the coding sequence ATGGCCGACACCACACCCGCCCCTGGCATGACCACCGCAGACATCATGCGTGTGATGGAACTGCTGCCACACCGCTATCCCATGCTGCTGATTGACCGGATCATCAATATTGATGGCGACAAGTCGTCGGTTGGCATCAAGAACGTGACGGTCAACGAGCCGCATTTTCAGGGTCACTTTCCCGGTATGCCGGTGATGCCCGGCGTGCTCATTGTCGAAGCCATGGCACAGACGGCGGGTGCGACCGTCATGAACAACATGGGCACTGTAGCCGACACCAAAACGGTCTATTTCATGACCATCGACGGCGCGCGGTTTCGCAAGCCCGTGGTGCCCGGTGACGTGTTGGAGCTGCATGTAAGCCTGCTGCGCTCGCGCGGCCCGGTGTGGAAATACACCGGAAAAGGCATTGTCGATGGCACACTCGTGGCCGAAGCAGAGTTCAGCGCGATGATTGCCGATCGTGACGATGCGCAGGGCACCCAGCCGCCAAAAATCAACAAGGCAACGGCCTCCAAAGGAGCCTCCTGA
- the lpxA gene encoding acyl-ACP--UDP-N-acetylglucosamine O-acyltransferase, whose protein sequence is MAIHPTAVVADGATLGSDVQIGPYSVVGPKVVLGDGVVLHSHVVVDGWTTIGAQTHIFPFASIGHVPQDKKFSGEKTELIIGKDNVIREGVTINPGTEHGGAITRIGNGGLFMAGVHVAHDCIVGDNVIFANNATLGGHCTVGDYAFMSGLTAAHQFVRIGKHAIIGGMSGVEKDVIPYGSVLGNRAVLKGLNIVGLKRRGFSRDQIHTLRRAYRLLFAEEGTLQERVADVADEFADHQLVMDIVAFIRADTKRKLVTPRPDGNGNHADVDD, encoded by the coding sequence ATGGCTATCCACCCGACTGCTGTTGTTGCGGATGGCGCAACGCTTGGCAGTGACGTGCAAATCGGACCCTATAGTGTCGTCGGCCCGAAGGTGGTGCTCGGCGACGGTGTGGTTCTGCACAGCCACGTGGTGGTGGACGGCTGGACGACCATCGGTGCGCAGACGCATATTTTTCCCTTTGCCTCTATCGGCCATGTACCGCAGGACAAAAAGTTCTCCGGCGAAAAAACCGAACTCATCATAGGCAAGGACAATGTGATCCGCGAAGGTGTGACCATCAATCCGGGTACGGAGCATGGCGGTGCAATTACCCGTATCGGCAATGGCGGCCTTTTCATGGCGGGCGTTCATGTGGCGCATGACTGCATCGTTGGCGACAATGTGATTTTCGCCAACAACGCCACCCTGGGCGGACACTGTACTGTTGGCGATTATGCTTTCATGTCGGGCCTCACGGCTGCGCATCAGTTTGTGCGCATAGGCAAGCACGCCATCATCGGCGGTATGTCGGGCGTGGAAAAAGACGTCATTCCCTACGGCTCCGTGCTGGGCAACCGCGCCGTGCTCAAGGGGCTCAATATTGTCGGCCTCAAGCGCCGCGGTTTTTCCCGCGACCAGATACATACGCTGCGCCGTGCCTACCGGCTGCTGTTTGCGGAGGAAGGTACCTTGCAGGAGCGGGTGGCGGATGTGGCAGACGAGTTTGCCGATCACCAGCTTGTCATGGATATCGTCGCCTTCATTCGCGCCGACACCAAGCGCAAGCTCGTAACTCCGCGTCCGGATGGCAACGGCAACCATGCCGATGTTGATGACTAG